Proteins from one uncultured Anaeromusa sp. genomic window:
- a CDS encoding class II aldolase/adducin family protein, which translates to MLEVSCQQLVLAGQSLLAKGLVAGTWGNLSLRVAEDQVAITPSGREYGSLKSEDVVIVDLNGQVIFQASGRTASSEMPLHLAIYQARPDIMAIVHTHSVHASACAVAHKPIPPVIEDIVQLAGGEIPLAPYALPGTQELAAQAAATLGSKQAVLLANHGAVCCGTTLAEAMTAAELVEKAAQIYLYANLLGGAKALSDEDVNIMHEFYVSHYRKRRGDTGND; encoded by the coding sequence ATGCTTGAAGTTTCTTGCCAACAGCTTGTGCTGGCCGGGCAAAGTCTTTTGGCTAAAGGCTTAGTTGCAGGGACCTGGGGCAACCTCAGCCTGCGCGTAGCTGAAGATCAAGTAGCGATTACTCCTTCCGGCCGCGAGTATGGCTCCTTAAAAAGCGAAGATGTTGTTATCGTCGATCTAAACGGCCAGGTTATTTTTCAGGCATCTGGCCGTACCGCTTCTTCGGAAATGCCTCTTCATTTGGCGATCTATCAAGCACGGCCGGATATTATGGCTATTGTTCACACGCACAGTGTTCACGCTAGTGCTTGCGCCGTAGCCCATAAGCCCATTCCTCCGGTGATTGAAGACATAGTTCAATTAGCGGGCGGCGAAATTCCTTTAGCGCCGTATGCTCTGCCTGGAACCCAAGAACTGGCGGCGCAAGCTGCCGCCACTCTTGGCTCCAAACAGGCCGTATTATTGGCCAATCATGGAGCAGTATGCTGCGGTACTACTTTGGCGGAAGCCATGACAGCAGCAGAATTAGTAGAAAAAGCGGCGCAAATTTATCTTTATGCCAATCTTTTAGGAGGAGCCAAGGCCTTAAGCGACGAAGATGTAAACATTATGC
- a CDS encoding adenosylhomocysteinase, producing the protein MTTSMIRDSKLAPGGHDKINWVKNFMPVLSLLDKDLSKEQPLKGKRIVITMHLEAKTAYLALVLKNAGAEVAITGSNPLSTQDDVAAALSEQGVSVFAWHGCTDKEYETFLHRALDTKPDIIVDDGGDLVSLLHGERSDLAANILGGAEETTTGVHRLRALAEEGRLKFPMVAANDAYCKYLFDNRYGTGQSTWDGIMRTTNLTVTGKTVVVAGYGWCGKGVSMRAKGLGANVIVTEIDPIKAIEAVFDGFQVMPMEEAAKQGDIFVTVTGCKDVIRKEHIEVMKTGAILSNAGHFDVEINKGDLDALAVQKRTARHNIEEYLMADGRRIYLLAEGRLVNLASGDGHPAEIMDLSFAVQAMAVLHILNHHQEMDNSVHTVSDDLNKEIASYKLKAMGFGIDALSAEQESYLKQA; encoded by the coding sequence ATGACTACTTCCATGATTCGCGACAGCAAACTGGCCCCCGGCGGCCACGACAAAATCAATTGGGTAAAAAACTTCATGCCTGTACTCAGCCTTTTGGATAAAGATTTGAGTAAAGAACAGCCGCTCAAAGGCAAGCGAATCGTTATCACCATGCATTTGGAAGCGAAAACCGCTTACTTGGCTTTGGTTCTTAAAAATGCCGGCGCTGAAGTAGCCATTACCGGCAGCAACCCGCTTTCTACGCAAGATGACGTGGCGGCGGCGCTGAGCGAGCAAGGCGTTTCTGTTTTCGCTTGGCATGGCTGCACCGATAAAGAATACGAAACCTTCCTGCATCGCGCTTTGGATACCAAACCGGACATCATCGTTGACGACGGCGGCGATCTGGTTTCCTTGCTGCACGGCGAACGCAGCGACTTGGCCGCTAATATCCTTGGCGGTGCCGAAGAGACCACTACCGGCGTACATCGTCTGCGCGCCCTGGCGGAAGAGGGAAGACTGAAATTCCCAATGGTTGCAGCTAATGATGCTTATTGCAAATACCTCTTTGATAATCGTTACGGTACCGGCCAATCGACTTGGGACGGCATCATGCGTACTACCAACCTCACCGTGACTGGCAAGACCGTTGTTGTCGCCGGCTACGGCTGGTGCGGCAAAGGCGTTTCCATGCGCGCCAAGGGCCTAGGCGCCAATGTCATCGTTACCGAAATTGATCCCATTAAAGCCATTGAAGCCGTATTTGACGGTTTCCAGGTTATGCCTATGGAGGAAGCCGCCAAGCAAGGAGATATTTTTGTAACCGTCACCGGCTGCAAGGATGTTATCCGCAAAGAGCATATCGAAGTCATGAAAACTGGCGCGATTCTTTCTAATGCCGGCCATTTCGATGTGGAAATCAACAAAGGCGATCTAGATGCTTTAGCCGTGCAAAAGCGGACCGCTCGCCACAATATTGAAGAATACTTAATGGCAGACGGCCGCCGCATCTATCTGTTGGCGGAAGGACGTCTGGTAAACCTGGCCTCCGGTGACGGCCATCCGGCAGAAATCATGGATTTGTCTTTTGCGGTGCAGGCCATGGCAGTTCTGCATATTTTGAACCACCATCAAGAGATGGATAACTCCGTTCACACCGTTTCCGATGATCTAAACAAGGAAATTGCCAGCTATAAGCTGAAAGCCATGGGCTTTGGCATTGACGCCCTTTCAGCGGAACAGGAATCCTATTTGAAACAGGCTTAA
- the mtnA gene encoding S-methyl-5-thioribose-1-phosphate isomerase gives MKTMEWKDGCLWLLDQTALPLEECQRCCEDYQAVADSICKLEVRGAPAIGAAAAYGLVLGAKSVEHADDFSAQLQRIAKDLNATRPTAVNLSWAIKRMLQAAQAHEHQPPAVIVAALEEEANAIALEDVLINQRISRFGAALFDASNPITVLTHCNAGSLATVEQGTALGVIREAYRQGGISGVYADETRPLLQGARLTAWELSKDSIPVTLITDNMAGYVMKLGRVKAVIVGADRIAANGDVANKIGTYSVAVLAKEHGLPFYVAAPFSTFDVSLATGEGIPIEERHESEVTHFAGKATAPQGIAVFNPAFDVTPHEYVSAIITEYGVLRAPYDQAIAAMRQQAAQPAQQ, from the coding sequence ATGAAAACCATGGAATGGAAAGACGGCTGCCTTTGGCTTTTGGATCAAACAGCGCTGCCGCTAGAAGAATGCCAGCGTTGCTGTGAAGATTACCAGGCTGTAGCTGACTCCATCTGTAAATTGGAAGTACGAGGCGCCCCGGCGATTGGCGCTGCAGCCGCCTACGGTCTAGTACTGGGAGCTAAAAGCGTTGAGCATGCCGACGACTTTTCTGCGCAATTACAGCGCATTGCCAAAGATCTTAACGCCACAAGGCCTACGGCTGTTAATTTATCCTGGGCCATTAAGCGCATGCTGCAAGCAGCCCAAGCCCATGAGCACCAGCCGCCTGCCGTAATTGTTGCGGCTTTGGAAGAAGAAGCAAATGCTATTGCCCTCGAAGATGTGCTGATTAACCAGCGTATATCCCGGTTTGGGGCTGCTTTATTTGATGCATCCAATCCCATAACGGTTCTGACGCACTGCAACGCTGGTTCGCTGGCCACGGTCGAACAGGGAACCGCCTTAGGCGTTATTCGTGAAGCCTACCGACAAGGAGGCATCAGCGGAGTCTACGCTGACGAGACCAGACCGCTATTGCAAGGCGCCCGCTTAACGGCTTGGGAGCTTTCCAAGGATTCTATTCCTGTTACGCTGATTACGGATAATATGGCTGGCTATGTTATGAAATTAGGCCGTGTCAAAGCGGTTATTGTCGGAGCTGACCGCATTGCCGCTAATGGCGATGTGGCCAATAAAATCGGCACCTATAGCGTAGCGGTTTTGGCGAAAGAACATGGTTTGCCTTTTTACGTAGCCGCGCCGTTTTCTACTTTTGATGTTTCCCTGGCTACCGGAGAGGGTATTCCCATTGAAGAACGGCACGAAAGCGAAGTTACGCATTTTGCGGGTAAAGCCACCGCTCCACAAGGCATTGCGGTCTTCAATCCGGCATTTGATGTAACGCCTCACGAATATGTATCTGCCATTATTACCGAGTACGGCGTTCTGCGGGCGCCTTATGACCAAGCCATTGCCGCCATGCGCCAACAAGCGGCGCAGCCTGCGCAACAATAA